The Anomaloglossus baeobatrachus isolate aAnoBae1 chromosome 5, aAnoBae1.hap1, whole genome shotgun sequence genome includes the window AAAATCGAAACTAGTAATGGCATGTTGTTCTGTTTGGACAAGTGAGAGTACGCCCACACGTTAGAAATGTTGCACAATTTTCCCAAatggaaattctgcagcaaaatccgcaaAGGAAAAATTACCACTGAATTGTTTGGGTTTCACGGTGGATTTACCTGTTTGAAAATGAGATCATAACCTAAATTTTTACTGGGGGTCCCTGTATTTtgctccattttttttgttttagaaaTTGCGGTGAAAAATTTTGACATaaccactagtgatgggcgattagtaactattcgtgttttaGATACTGTTTACCAaatactgagtactattccagAATTCGTCACAAAAAGAAAAATGTTccctttccccattgacttgcattaggtttgttattcgtgacgaataccgaAATAGAActtttgggattcgttacgaataatcctaAATTTTTACAGATGGTCCATGTATTGTGCTCCATTATTTTCAAATTACAGTGAAAAATTTGAcaatcactagtgatgggcgattagtaactattcgtgttcggataatgcttaccgaatatcgAGCACTATTCCAGGGTTCGGCACTACAAGAAAAATGTTccgtttccccattgacttgcattaggttcgttattagtgatgaataccagaatagaactttgggattcattacgaatactgtaatccgaacacgaatagttacttttcgcccatcactaataaccaCCAAAAATTGCATTGAAATGTGGTCTTGTAGGGGGATTGACCTCTAAAAACCATGGTCAGGATGAGGGTGGTGGTCTCGTCTGGTGGAGGGTTTTTTTTAGGTTCTCTAGAACTGGAGAATGAAAACGAGGATGTTTTTCCTTCCTTAGTGAAGCACCTCCTCTACTGCAGCTTTTACAACTTGTCGACGTTAATCAGTTTTCCCTCAATCCCCAAATCTCCGAGAGCAAAGGCTGCCCGGCGTCGTATTGTGCAGGTTTCGCCTTCTTCCCTGAGAGGTTTTGCAGAAGATGATgcgttctatattttttttttccagtcccCATTTCTGTGATTCTCCCTCGACATGAGATGTGAGCGACGCGGCAGTCAGGGGGTGTCTGAGCTCGCCTGTCTACTGTGCTGCTGGGAGGGTCTCATCCTGGGCCCACTCTGTGTCACGCAGGATTAGGGCTTTACAGGTTTTTTAATCTGCACACAGTTATCCATACAAATAAAATGTCCCCTCCACATCCAGGCAAAGCCGGGAGGATTAGTGGTGGGCACCCAGTCTGTGCCTGAAGCCTGCTGAAACCACAATCTGCGGGGTGTTGTACTGTGTCTTCTTCTATTACCTGGGATTAATAATTCAGCCGATACTTTTGTAACTCAAGCCGCCTGTTTCTGTTTGTGCCTCCGGAGAGCTCAGTTGCAGCTACGTCTGTTTATTgtgtgaaggttttttttttttcgttttttaatACGTGTAACAGAAGATTTTAGCCGAGACGATTCCTTGCCTCCTCCTCTAGCACGGTATCTAAGCTGAGaggtgtcttctttttttttttcttcttccaatGCCGGTTCCAAGCAAGCATACAAATATCAGCCGTTCTCGTAGCTGGGATGCTGCAGGTTGGCATGAAGGCAGCTGGGAGGGAAACATCTCATCAGGATATCACAGAGCAGCCGGCATAAACAATTCTCTGACCTACAACGGAGAGGAAGCTTTTTACAAGCTGCCAAGCAGCAGATCCCGCGATATTATCGTGCCAGGCAGCTCGGAGATAAAGACGGACGTCTGTTCCTACCCAGACGCATATATCCGAGGTCAGCAAGGTCACTTAGTGCGTCAAGATCGAAGACCAGTGAGGAATAACTCCGTTCCAGACTTCAGCTATCCGCACGAGAGACAGGTGGCAATGTCTGGGCGTGGATCTGTGCACACTCACGATTATTATAATGAGCCTTCTCTGTCGGGAAGATCCCTGGAGGATCCGCGTTATTATAGAGAACCAATGCTCAATCGTGCAGGACATGCGTATGGGCCCCCCGCCAGCCGGACAGTCTGGGATCAGACACCTGTACGTCCCTATCACCCGCAAGAAGTGGGTCGCGTATATAGAGATCCTACAGGGAGAGTCATCGGTGAGGGACAGCGTTCAAGGAGTCGTGATTCTTCCCCTGCCAGGTACACCATAGAAACGCCCAACCCCAGGTATGGCTCGGAGGCATCCACGTTTCCCAATAGACAGCTGTATAATGAGATGATGGAAAGATCCATTGATCCCTCGACAGGGAGGCAGACGGCTCCTACCTGCCTTGTGGTGGAGCCCAATGAAGCTGCTGCTATGGATGGCACACTGGGGACTTCATCCATTTCAGCAAACCGTGGTTATCATGGCTCAGCAAGGGAGAACGTTGGTACGAAGATGGCTTATGATACCTATGACAACTCCATAGCTCCATCTCATACCGGAATTCCTATGTCGATCTCTGGATCTGAACTGAAGAGACCTGTGGATATGGAGTTCCTCACAGTCCTGAGAAACGAAGGCCTCTCTGAAGGTACAATTAGCGCATTAATGCAGCAAGGATTCGACACGCCCAGTTCACTGGCTGTCATGGAAGAACACGACATTAAATCAGTAGCCGCTAATCTTGGCCAGGCAAGACTGCTTTCAGGTCTTATCAAGAGCTACAGGACAGATCTACAGATGCTGAGACAAGATCAACAGAAGAGCAACTTGATGAGATCCCGGGCTCGCTCCAACAGCTTCAGTCATCGCGGGGATCTGATGCGCAGCGATTTTAATGCGCAGCCTCTTAACAGTCCTATGATGGATGGAGCTCCTAATCCACCTCATTCCTTGTCTTTGCAGCCAGTTTCGCCACGATTAGCTGAACTAAACCGGAGGCCATCTAGTGCCCCATCCCAGCACCTGTTGGAAACTGCCAGCTACCCGACTTGTGGAATGGGTGTTCAAAATCCACAGTTCATGCAAACTGCACCATACTCTGTCGCTGTGCAGCCTCGACCTGCTTCTGCCTACCCGGCCCAGTCCGGCATCCCGATGACTGTTGTACACACTAATGTCAGTACTGGGCCAAAGACGGCTTACCCTACAAGCTACACTGTGCCCATGGAGCTGATGAAGAGAGAGCGCCTCCCACCAGTCTCTCCGGTGCACAGCCCACACTGCAGCCCACAACTACTACGCAAACAGGTGGGCCATCTGGAGACCTCGATGAGCTTGACACCACACAATATAGCCACCCAGCCCTCTCTCCACTCACCTTACCAGAAAGTAACCCGACGGACTGGACCACCCATCATTGTCTCCACCATGGCGTCTCCAGAGCCAAGTAattctaattttatttatttatttaattccaaTCCCTGTGGCCATTTTTATAGTAATATCAATATTAGATTTAGGGTGCAACTTAAATTTCTAGTTTGTATGTATATATTggtagatttattttatttttatttttttagaaaaaTCAAAGTTAAGTTTAAACTTTTTGATTTACTTTCTGTAACTTTACCATAGTATCTATTAATTAATTCTATAGTTTTGTTGTGGCCACTCTGCTAGCGTAAATTCACACATGTCAGATTCGTTGCAGAAATTTTCCTCCTCCTCTACTTTGGGCTTACTATTTACCCCTTATGGGTGGGGGTGGTAAATGCCCAGAAATAATCAATGGAGGAGTTTCTGGCTTGGCATTCACCCATGGTCATGTTGCAAGGCTCGGACATGGACTTTTAGGGTAGTCACCTTTTCTTGATTGTACTTTCAAGAGAATTTTATTTTGCTCTTCTAAAAATCTCATTTACACACTCAAATGTCTAAATTTGATTTTCTAAATAATCAATCTACCACGTGTGATTATTTCTTCGTGGGGCAACGTGCCACCGTTGCGTCTCGCTTTTCTCCTACAAGGGATATGAAAGAGTGCAAAAAAGAGATGCTTTGGCCCTACTGTTCTGGGGATAAGGGTAGAAGGTCTCAAACCATCAGGGGGTCCCATTCTGGTTTTCGATCAGCTACTCTTTGCTTTTATGTATACCACTGGTAATTTTCATTGCTGTGGGCAGTGAAATATGTGGCTGGTCTGTGCCATCGCTTCTATCAGGGTGGACACTAGTGTAAACAGTAGCACTATTGGAGTAGACCCGGCTGCGAATGCCTTTTGTAGGGTACATTGGGTTACAGTATTCTGGGCACCAGATGAGGTTGAGGCCTGGTTGGGGGAGgaatccacttttttttccactattGAAATCCAATAATGCAAGAAGGATCTTGGGTAGCACCAGATACATATTCCCAATTATAGTGGAGCACAAACCCTTATAATATCAACGCTTGGCATGCAGACCTTTTGTCAAGCAAGTATGGTGGCATTGTGCCATGCTGGGGCCccgctggcggacacagacagaaaaaaggCCCCTGTGCACAAACAggtcccttttcagtccaatagctcattataATGGACAATTCCACCAGCTTTCAATGGCTCCTTTACCTTTTAGGCCCCTTTGCAGCCACACAGGTTGCAGCAATGATATGTTCGCCCCTATAGGGGCCTACAGACTTGGCAGCATTGCAGTTTTTGGGGGAGGTCTCTCCACTATGGCAGTTCTCCTGCTAGCCTTTGGAACAATGCTATTGGGTTACCCTCGTATACTTGGGGGTGAGCATCTATTTATATTTGCTGTATTGGCACATTGGTGCCAATTAGAGGCAAGAAACCGGGATTCCTTATGTCATACTCTGGTCTTGCACATAGAGGAAAAATCATCTATAGACATTTAGGAGTTAAGTACAGGGCAAGGAATGTGGAATGAAGCCTATGGGTTGTTAATTAACTATTAAGAGTTGTCACAGGAAGTGTTCAGGTTtcatgcagcgccaccacaggcgaAATTATGTATTACATTCAGAGCAAGGGGCTGTGTTTGTAACGTATGAACTTGATGGGTCCTCCAGAGCGAGAGGCACATTTTGTATCTGCTTTCAGACTGCAAAATAAATTATAGACCTGAATAGGGGAACCTTTAAATTTTTAATCTCCTGCTATAAACCTAAATGGGCCCTTTTATAAGATACATTTCCTTACTTTGCCTTAATGATTTTACTAAGTGCAATGTCGGCAATGTGAATTGATGCAAGTGATGCAACGTTCTCTACACTGCAGTTTCTGTGCACCCACCTGGTTCCTAATAATGTCTAGCAGGAGCGTTGGGAAACCACATATAAGTAGTATTGCATTAAAGGTGTTGTCCGGTCTCGCATGAAAAGTCTGCATGTATTTGAtatgcatacttgtggtcacatgcagACTAGACTCCTCACTTCTCATCTATTGAAAGAAGCCGGGTGACACAGGTTGGCTTGTGACCGCAAGTAATTAAATCGCTTACACATGTGGTCACGTGATCTTCCAGCCTCACAGAGAGTATAGAGGAATCAGCACTATGTGACTGGAGACCTTTCTTCTGAGGCCAAATACTCGCATTAAGGCAATCAAGTCAACGTATGACCATATATTAGAGTTTTAGTTTACTAAATATGGAGCTTTTTTCGGTGCTCCCACCACTTACGTAAAAAAACTTAAATAATTTGGATCCTTAGAAGAAAATAGTATATATTTGGGCCATTCTACATGTGGTCTTCTACTGCTTTTATTCTGTTCAATATTCGTGTAGGTCTGATGATGGTCTGAATGACTGAAACGTCACATATTAGGGTATTGGATGACCCAAAACAAGATTTTCTTCTAAGAGTACCGGATTGTTTTATTTATACAGTAGAGTT containing:
- the CTBP2 gene encoding C-terminal-binding protein 2 isoform X1 encodes the protein MPVPSKHTNISRSRSWDAAGWHEGSWEGNISSGYHRAAGINNSLTYNGEEAFYKLPSSRSRDIIVPGSSEIKTDVCSYPDAYIRGQQGHLVRQDRRPVRNNSVPDFSYPHERQVAMSGRGSVHTHDYYNEPSLSGRSLEDPRYYREPMLNRAGHAYGPPASRTVWDQTPVRPYHPQEVGRVYRDPTGRVIGEGQRSRSRDSSPARYTIETPNPRYGSEASTFPNRQLYNEMMERSIDPSTGRQTAPTCLVVEPNEAAAMDGTLGTSSISANRGYHGSARENVGTKMAYDTYDNSIAPSHTGIPMSISGSELKRPVDMEFLTVLRNEGLSEGTISALMQQGFDTPSSLAVMEEHDIKSVAANLGQARLLSGLIKSYRTDLQMLRQDQQKSNLMRSRARSNSFSHRGDLMRSDFNAQPLNSPMMDGAPNPPHSLSLQPVSPRLAELNRRPSSAPSQHLLETASYPTCGMGVQNPQFMQTAPYSVAVQPRPASAYPAQSGIPMTVVHTNVSTGPKTAYPTSYTVPMELMKRERLPPVSPVHSPHCSPQLLRKQVGHLETSMSLTPHNIATQPSLHSPYQKVTRRTGPPIIVSTMASPEPSMRPQMVNGPMHPRPLIALLDGRDCTVEMPILKDLATVAFCDAQSTQEIHEKVLNEAVGAMMYHTITLTREDLEKFKSLRVIVRIGSGFDNIDIKAAGDLGVAVCNIPSAAVEETADSTTCHILNLYRRNTWLYQALREGTRVHSVEQIREVASGAARVRGETLGLIGFGRVGQAVAVRAKVFGFNVIFYDPYLQDGTERSLGVQRVYTLQDLLYQSDCVSLHCNLNEHNHHLINDFTIKQMRQGAFLVNTARGGLVDEKALAQALKEGRIRGAALDVHESEPFVFAQGPLKDVPNLICTPHTAWYSEQASLEMREAAATEMRRAVTGRIPDSLRNCVNKEFLVATTQWPTIEQTGTNVDLNGAPYRSVCVQPLQGEKR